A single Lolium perenne isolate Kyuss_39 chromosome 6, Kyuss_2.0, whole genome shotgun sequence DNA region contains:
- the LOC127306592 gene encoding uncharacterized protein, which produces MGGFSCLSPRNTSQFQACAQWRRTPSVTMLKALPARFLPSPGPGGWRQRIRRRFPQPVSAALMTDPAYFEVGRLLGSYGFMNVTSYSSSQSGGLPNVAGIQDLSLGYSQEEIERLRVQNVGEGEVKIRLYEGRVVQGPLKGIETVFKVYPGAIAGASEANLMALNELRTHAFLQKDKRDICENIQFLLGAFETATGEQWLAFRDDGRYSAADYAKITSEILLKERPNYWNPYDRAYKMEFRRYFVLRLLNGAMCGLAHMHKHDRLHQSIGPSSVVLNTVAEKNGYYLLPQLRDLAFSVDVGSSSLGVGTLSDSLWRRASAAGASTPFEKRAFGVADDIYGAGLLVAYMSFIPFCKAGIMDGISLQRLLENTFRLDIYAAREYCLEDDQLLEAVLFLDLGDRAGWELLQAMLNPDYRKRPTAEAVLNHRFITGAVL; this is translated from the exons ATGGGAGGCTTCAGCTGTCTATCCCCAAGAAACACTAGTCAGTTTCAGGCTTGTGCTCAGTGGCGACGAACTCCGTCGGTTACGATGCTGAAGGCTCTTCCCGCGCGCTTCCTCCCCTCTCCCGGGCCTGGTGGATGGCGCCAGCGGATTCGCCGACGATTTCCGCAGCCGGTTTCCGCGGCGCTGATGACCGACCCGGCGTACTTCGAGGTGGGCAGATTATTGGGCAGCTATGGCTTCATGAACGTCACAAG TTATTCATCTTCTCAATCTGGAGGGCTTCCAAATGTTGCTGGCATTCAAGACCTTAGCCTTGGGTATTCACAAGAAGAGATTGAGCGACTAAGAGTCCAAAATGTTGGAGAAGGAGAAGTGAAGATTAG ACTCTACGAGGGAAGAGTGGTTCAAGGTCCATTGAAAGGCATAGAAACTGTATTTAAG GTATACCCTGGAGCCATTGCTGGTGCTTCTGAAGCTAATTTGATGGCATTGAATGAGCTGAGGACTCATGCTTTTCTTCAG AAAGATAAAAGGGATATCTGTGAGAACATTCAGTTTCTGTTAGGAGCATTTGAGACTGCTACTGGAGAGCAG TGGCTTGCCTTCCGTGATGATGGGAGATATAGTGCTGCAGACTATGCAAAAATAACCAGTGAAATTCTGTTGAAGGAGCGACCTAATTACTGGAATCCCTATGATCGTGCATACAAAATGGAATTTAGGAGATATTTTGTCCTTAGGCTGCTTAATGGAGCTATGTGTGGCCTTGCCCACATGCACAAGCATGATAGACTGCACCAAAGCATTGGCCCTTCTTCTGTTGTTCTCAA CACTGTTGCAGAGAAAAATGGATATTATTTACTTCCACAGCTCCGTGATTTGGCATTTTCTGTAGATGTCGG GTCTTCGTCTCTTGGGGTTGGAACATTATCGGACAGTCTGTGGCGTCGAGCATCTGCTGCCGGAGCATCAACACCTTTTGAGAAGCGAGCTTTTGGAGTAGCTGATGACAT ATATGGAGCTGGGTTGCTTGTTGCATACATGTcatttattccgttttgtaaagcaGGCATCATGGATGGCATTTCCTTGCAG AGACTTTTGGAGAACACCTTCCGTCTCGACATTTATGCTGCAAGAGA GTATTGTCTGGAAGATGATCAATTGTTGGAAGCTGTATTATTTCTAGATTTAGGTGATCGTGCCGGCTGGGAATTGCTGCAG GCAATGCTTAACCCGGATTACCGTAAACGACCAACTGCCGAGGCTGTACTGAACCATAGGTTCATTACTGGGGCCGTATTATAG